A single genomic interval of Nitrospirota bacterium harbors:
- a CDS encoding CpsD/CapB family tyrosine-protein kinase has protein sequence MRNGLLRRKKPDDKGMMMVPIDGESIAHTHLEREFRGGNGGLVDNRLVTIREPYSMIAEQYRVLCTRISQLVQNKSSYTLAISSSVKGEGKSFTSINLAITMAKDFDENVLLIEGDLKNPTIHDYLKRSPGFGLSDVIEGRIEMDAATINLFEGKLTVLFAGKKIGNPSRLISSPKMEDILNIAKERYKYIIIDAPPVLPLVDMNIYSNFVDGILMIIQAGKTPKSMVKRALSTIPSEKVIGAVLNDVEVNYSKYYYDSKYAY, from the coding sequence ATGCGAAACGGGTTATTAAGGCGGAAAAAGCCGGATGATAAAGGGATGATGATGGTTCCTATTGATGGAGAGAGTATAGCCCATACCCATCTGGAACGTGAATTCCGGGGAGGAAACGGCGGTTTGGTTGACAACCGGCTCGTAACTATCAGAGAGCCGTATTCTATGATAGCAGAGCAATATCGTGTCCTTTGTACCCGCATATCTCAACTTGTTCAGAATAAATCATCATACACCCTTGCTATTTCAAGTTCAGTAAAGGGTGAGGGCAAGTCTTTTACTTCTATAAACTTAGCAATTACAATGGCAAAAGACTTTGATGAAAATGTGCTTCTTATTGAGGGTGATCTAAAGAATCCGACTATCCATGATTATCTTAAACGTTCTCCTGGATTCGGACTGTCTGATGTAATAGAGGGCAGGATTGAAATGGATGCCGCTACTATAAACTTGTTTGAAGGGAAACTTACTGTGTTATTTGCAGGGAAGAAGATCGGCAACCCGTCGAGACTGATTTCATCACCAAAAATGGAAGATATATTGAATATTGCAAAAGAACGTTATAAATACATAATTATTGATGCACCGCCGGTTCTTCCCCTTGTGGATATGAACATATATTCTAATTTTGTTGATGGGATATTGATGATTATTCAGGCAGGAAAAACGCCTAAGAGTATGGTAAAGAGGGCCCTTTCAACAATACCTTCTGAAAAGGTTATCGGTGCTGTATTAAATGATGTGGAAGTGAATTACTCTAAGTATTACTATGATTCCAAGTATGCCTACTGA
- a CDS encoding GGDEF domain-containing protein, protein MNEGQLMFDRLTQTLNREFFGYLLDLEVKKAARYLYFFSLMVLQRDKVPYDLSNEEEDLLLKKLAALVKEEVRGTDSIGRIGHDKFFIIIDQADSRACFKVGDRIRDRIENYAFRVDGHEITLTASIGTACFPTHANDLESLLHKAEFALSLARGSGGGRVCLPE, encoded by the coding sequence ATGAATGAAGGGCAATTGATGTTTGACAGACTGACTCAAACCCTTAATAGAGAATTTTTCGGATACCTGCTTGATCTTGAGGTTAAGAAGGCCGCAAGGTACCTCTACTTCTTTTCTTTAATGGTATTACAAAGGGACAAAGTTCCTTATGACTTATCTAATGAGGAGGAAGACCTGCTTCTTAAAAAATTGGCCGCTCTTGTCAAGGAAGAGGTTAGGGGAACCGATAGTATCGGCAGAATTGGTCATGATAAGTTTTTTATAATAATAGATCAGGCCGATAGCCGTGCATGTTTTAAGGTAGGGGATAGGATAAGAGACAGGATTGAGAATTATGCTTTCAGGGTGGATGGACATGAAATAACATTGACTGCAAGTATAGGAACTGCCTGCTTCCCAACCCATGCAAACGACCTTGAGTCCCTCTTACATAAGGCAGAATTCGCACTGAGTCTTGCCAGAGGATCAGGGGGTGGGAGAGTTTGTCTCCCGGAATAA